A region of Ornithodoros turicata isolate Travis chromosome 5, ASM3712646v1, whole genome shotgun sequence DNA encodes the following proteins:
- the LOC135394935 gene encoding endothelin-converting enzyme 1-like isoform X1: MSDELLVQGTGAPLLLEEEYGEGPGQGSSTTISLPALIIAIALSIAVAVTIGAFLYSNKGHETPKEKGNTSPPGHISMPKFPMKPYDVSEEDYTDNDVGPAESTSPTYKKVCNTDDCQHVRKLIEAIVDTDRDPCDNFYEFACGRNQQLFPVVSDEHTNDLLNSIKQNLERAHIPPSGTTAFQKAAALYKHCGETDTKKFAKDARDFLGEHQMDLTKNMTFKPLDILVKFIFKIKIPMLFVLEPVEAGAQTFTFRKEVKTPRILQHADVASILPEVYSTPIDDKVVKTIRRLEKMFHAAGETSQTSVNPISNSSVRVMELRKVAQEEGELSKDWLEALRRYAPPALRTKLIHTTEADLHLFYRLFGKQREVSENEMRVFFAWRAAFYFYVVLYGVFDCLQYTVQKLPNAVAHGASFKAGYDERIRAIEEMNEAIRSEIAKTFRTSSWLDDETREGAVEKVSSMRFSLGLAPRLNSSEKADEFYEELPDLSGPFVRDVLSIEEFLTERYWKGVEDDYRDYFYQVQSAVNTYDANAFYIPAANFAQMSIPLLLSPNFNLRGPPEVNYGSLGYVVAHEMMHGFDVNGRRYDTKGDITPWFTKKSTEEFKILERCYLEFINETGGYGNYTVQKLEYQADVLSNESLLRAYLKAAKKSNVHLGNVKGLTSDQIFYVASCLLWCADLIPAQPFASHPPKDQRCNLRLTNSAHFSKTFSCRDGSPMNPPQKCSFW; encoded by the exons ATGTCGGATGAGTTACTTGTCCAGGGCACAGGTGCTCCCTTACTGCTGGAAGAGGAATACGGAGAG GGCCCAGGGCAGGGCAGCTCGACAACGATAAGTCTTCCGGCATTGATTATAGCTATCGCCTTAAGCATAGCCGTAGCAGTCACCATCGGGGCTTTCCTCTACAGCAACAAGGGGCATGAGACGCCCAAGGAGAAGGGCAACACATCACCTCCTGGGCATATCTCCATGCCTAAATTCCCCATGAAGCCTTATGACGTCAGCGAAGAAGACTACACGGACAATGACGTTGGCCCGGCAGAAAGCACATCCCCGACGTACAAAAAAGTTTGTAACACCGATGACTGTCAACATGTCCGCAAGTTAATTGAAGCAATTGTAGACACGGACAGAGATCCGTGTGACAACTTTTACGAGTTCGCCTGTGGAAGAAACCAACAGCTGTTTCCCGTTGTGTCCGATGAACACACAAATGATTTGTTGAACTCTATAAAGCAAAATCTGGAGAGAGCACACATTCCTCCAAGCGGAACAACAGCATTTCAAAAGGCTGCTGCACTGTACAAACACTGCGGAGAAACAGACACTAAAAAGTTTGCGAAAGATGCCAGAGATTTCTTGGGGGAACACCAGATGGATTTAACGAAGAACATGACATTCAAGCCATTGGACATACTAGTCAAATTTATATTTAAGATCAAAATTCCCATGCTGTTTGTCTTGGAACCAGTCGAGGCCGGTGCTCAAACTTTCACGTTTCGGAAAGAAGTTAAAACACCCAGAATACTACAACACGCGGATGTTGCATCAATTTTGCCCGAAGTGTATTCAACGCCCATTGATGACAAAGTGGTGAAGACTATAAGGAGGTTAGAGAAAATGTTTCATGCAGCTGGCGAAACGTCCCAGACAAGTGTGAACCCAATATCAAACTCCAGCGTCAGGGTGATGGAATTACGGAAAGTAGCTCAAGAGGAGGGCGAGTTGTCTAAAGATTGGTTGGAGGCACTTCGGCGCTACGCTCCACCGGCGCTGCGAACGAAACTCATACACACCACAGAGGCTGACTTACACTTATTCTACCGCCTTTTCGGGAAGCAAAGGGAAGTGTCGGAAAACGAAATGAGAGTATTCTTCGCCTGGAGGGCTGCCTTCTACTTTTATGTAGTCCTTTACGGCGTCTTTGATTGCCTGCAATACACCGTACAGAAACTCCCAAACGCTGTGGCCCACGGCGCGTCATTTAAAGCCGGTTACGATGAGAGAATTAGAGCCATCGAAGAAATGAACGAAGCAATCCGTAGCGAAATTGCGAAAACCTTCCGAACCTCATCGTGGCTAGACGACGAAACACGGGAGGGAGCTGTGGAAAAGGTTTCCTCGATGAGGTTCAGCCTCGGACTGGCGCCACGGTTGAACTCATCGGAAAAAGCCGACGAGTTTTATGAGGAACTCCCCGACTTAAGCGGCCCCTTTGTTCGGGATGTTCTGAGCATTGAAGAATTTCTGACTGAGAGATACTGGAAAGGTGTAGAGGACGATTACAGGGATTATTTCTACCAAGTACAGTCTGCTGTGAATACATATGACGCGAACGCTTTTTACATCCCCGCAGCCAACTTTGCTCAAATGAGTATCCCGTTACTATTGTCACCCAATTTTAACTTGAGAGGTCCACCTGAAGTGAACTATGGCTCACTAGGATACGTCGTGGCGCACGAGATGATGCATGGCTTCGATGTAAATGGCCGAAGGTACGACACCAAAGGGGACATCACACCCTGGTTTACGAAAAAGAGCACGGAGGAGTTCAAGATTCTAGAACGCTGTTATCTGGAATTCATTAACGAAACTGGAGGATACGGGAATTATACTGTGCAAAAGCTAGAGTACCAGGCAGACGTACTTTCTAATGAATCCCTCCTCAGGGCATACCTGAAGGCTGCTAAAAAATCCAATGTCCATCTCGGCAATGTAAAAGGCCTGACCAGCGACCAGATCTTCTACGTCGCTAGCTGTCTTCTCTGGTGCGCAGATCTGATTCCAGCGCAGCCTTTTGCAAGTCATCCACCGAAAGATCAAAGGTGCAATCTTCGTCTCACGAACTCTGCGCATTTCAGCAAAACATTCTCTTGCCGTGACGGTTCGCCGATGAATCCGCCGCAAAAATGTTCCTTTTGGTAG
- the LOC135394935 gene encoding endothelin-converting enzyme 1-like isoform X2, translating to MKLQIWVQYCKPVGPGQGSSTTISLPALIIAIALSIAVAVTIGAFLYSNKGHETPKEKGNTSPPGHISMPKFPMKPYDVSEEDYTDNDVGPAESTSPTYKKVCNTDDCQHVRKLIEAIVDTDRDPCDNFYEFACGRNQQLFPVVSDEHTNDLLNSIKQNLERAHIPPSGTTAFQKAAALYKHCGETDTKKFAKDARDFLGEHQMDLTKNMTFKPLDILVKFIFKIKIPMLFVLEPVEAGAQTFTFRKEVKTPRILQHADVASILPEVYSTPIDDKVVKTIRRLEKMFHAAGETSQTSVNPISNSSVRVMELRKVAQEEGELSKDWLEALRRYAPPALRTKLIHTTEADLHLFYRLFGKQREVSENEMRVFFAWRAAFYFYVVLYGVFDCLQYTVQKLPNAVAHGASFKAGYDERIRAIEEMNEAIRSEIAKTFRTSSWLDDETREGAVEKVSSMRFSLGLAPRLNSSEKADEFYEELPDLSGPFVRDVLSIEEFLTERYWKGVEDDYRDYFYQVQSAVNTYDANAFYIPAANFAQMSIPLLLSPNFNLRGPPEVNYGSLGYVVAHEMMHGFDVNGRRYDTKGDITPWFTKKSTEEFKILERCYLEFINETGGYGNYTVQKLEYQADVLSNESLLRAYLKAAKKSNVHLGNVKGLTSDQIFYVASCLLWCADLIPAQPFASHPPKDQRCNLRLTNSAHFSKTFSCRDGSPMNPPQKCSFW from the exons ATGAAACTGCAAATATGGGTTCAATATTGCAAGCCCGTG GGCCCAGGGCAGGGCAGCTCGACAACGATAAGTCTTCCGGCATTGATTATAGCTATCGCCTTAAGCATAGCCGTAGCAGTCACCATCGGGGCTTTCCTCTACAGCAACAAGGGGCATGAGACGCCCAAGGAGAAGGGCAACACATCACCTCCTGGGCATATCTCCATGCCTAAATTCCCCATGAAGCCTTATGACGTCAGCGAAGAAGACTACACGGACAATGACGTTGGCCCGGCAGAAAGCACATCCCCGACGTACAAAAAAGTTTGTAACACCGATGACTGTCAACATGTCCGCAAGTTAATTGAAGCAATTGTAGACACGGACAGAGATCCGTGTGACAACTTTTACGAGTTCGCCTGTGGAAGAAACCAACAGCTGTTTCCCGTTGTGTCCGATGAACACACAAATGATTTGTTGAACTCTATAAAGCAAAATCTGGAGAGAGCACACATTCCTCCAAGCGGAACAACAGCATTTCAAAAGGCTGCTGCACTGTACAAACACTGCGGAGAAACAGACACTAAAAAGTTTGCGAAAGATGCCAGAGATTTCTTGGGGGAACACCAGATGGATTTAACGAAGAACATGACATTCAAGCCATTGGACATACTAGTCAAATTTATATTTAAGATCAAAATTCCCATGCTGTTTGTCTTGGAACCAGTCGAGGCCGGTGCTCAAACTTTCACGTTTCGGAAAGAAGTTAAAACACCCAGAATACTACAACACGCGGATGTTGCATCAATTTTGCCCGAAGTGTATTCAACGCCCATTGATGACAAAGTGGTGAAGACTATAAGGAGGTTAGAGAAAATGTTTCATGCAGCTGGCGAAACGTCCCAGACAAGTGTGAACCCAATATCAAACTCCAGCGTCAGGGTGATGGAATTACGGAAAGTAGCTCAAGAGGAGGGCGAGTTGTCTAAAGATTGGTTGGAGGCACTTCGGCGCTACGCTCCACCGGCGCTGCGAACGAAACTCATACACACCACAGAGGCTGACTTACACTTATTCTACCGCCTTTTCGGGAAGCAAAGGGAAGTGTCGGAAAACGAAATGAGAGTATTCTTCGCCTGGAGGGCTGCCTTCTACTTTTATGTAGTCCTTTACGGCGTCTTTGATTGCCTGCAATACACCGTACAGAAACTCCCAAACGCTGTGGCCCACGGCGCGTCATTTAAAGCCGGTTACGATGAGAGAATTAGAGCCATCGAAGAAATGAACGAAGCAATCCGTAGCGAAATTGCGAAAACCTTCCGAACCTCATCGTGGCTAGACGACGAAACACGGGAGGGAGCTGTGGAAAAGGTTTCCTCGATGAGGTTCAGCCTCGGACTGGCGCCACGGTTGAACTCATCGGAAAAAGCCGACGAGTTTTATGAGGAACTCCCCGACTTAAGCGGCCCCTTTGTTCGGGATGTTCTGAGCATTGAAGAATTTCTGACTGAGAGATACTGGAAAGGTGTAGAGGACGATTACAGGGATTATTTCTACCAAGTACAGTCTGCTGTGAATACATATGACGCGAACGCTTTTTACATCCCCGCAGCCAACTTTGCTCAAATGAGTATCCCGTTACTATTGTCACCCAATTTTAACTTGAGAGGTCCACCTGAAGTGAACTATGGCTCACTAGGATACGTCGTGGCGCACGAGATGATGCATGGCTTCGATGTAAATGGCCGAAGGTACGACACCAAAGGGGACATCACACCCTGGTTTACGAAAAAGAGCACGGAGGAGTTCAAGATTCTAGAACGCTGTTATCTGGAATTCATTAACGAAACTGGAGGATACGGGAATTATACTGTGCAAAAGCTAGAGTACCAGGCAGACGTACTTTCTAATGAATCCCTCCTCAGGGCATACCTGAAGGCTGCTAAAAAATCCAATGTCCATCTCGGCAATGTAAAAGGCCTGACCAGCGACCAGATCTTCTACGTCGCTAGCTGTCTTCTCTGGTGCGCAGATCTGATTCCAGCGCAGCCTTTTGCAAGTCATCCACCGAAAGATCAAAGGTGCAATCTTCGTCTCACGAACTCTGCGCATTTCAGCAAAACATTCTCTTGCCGTGACGGTTCGCCGATGAATCCGCCGCAAAAATGTTCCTTTTGGTAG
- the LOC135394935 gene encoding endothelin-converting enzyme 1-like isoform X3: MPKFPMKPYDVSEEDYTDNDVGPAESTSPTYKKVCNTDDCQHVRKLIEAIVDTDRDPCDNFYEFACGRNQQLFPVVSDEHTNDLLNSIKQNLERAHIPPSGTTAFQKAAALYKHCGETDTKKFAKDARDFLGEHQMDLTKNMTFKPLDILVKFIFKIKIPMLFVLEPVEAGAQTFTFRKEVKTPRILQHADVASILPEVYSTPIDDKVVKTIRRLEKMFHAAGETSQTSVNPISNSSVRVMELRKVAQEEGELSKDWLEALRRYAPPALRTKLIHTTEADLHLFYRLFGKQREVSENEMRVFFAWRAAFYFYVVLYGVFDCLQYTVQKLPNAVAHGASFKAGYDERIRAIEEMNEAIRSEIAKTFRTSSWLDDETREGAVEKVSSMRFSLGLAPRLNSSEKADEFYEELPDLSGPFVRDVLSIEEFLTERYWKGVEDDYRDYFYQVQSAVNTYDANAFYIPAANFAQMSIPLLLSPNFNLRGPPEVNYGSLGYVVAHEMMHGFDVNGRRYDTKGDITPWFTKKSTEEFKILERCYLEFINETGGYGNYTVQKLEYQADVLSNESLLRAYLKAAKKSNVHLGNVKGLTSDQIFYVASCLLWCADLIPAQPFASHPPKDQRCNLRLTNSAHFSKTFSCRDGSPMNPPQKCSFW; encoded by the coding sequence ATGCCTAAATTCCCCATGAAGCCTTATGACGTCAGCGAAGAAGACTACACGGACAATGACGTTGGCCCGGCAGAAAGCACATCCCCGACGTACAAAAAAGTTTGTAACACCGATGACTGTCAACATGTCCGCAAGTTAATTGAAGCAATTGTAGACACGGACAGAGATCCGTGTGACAACTTTTACGAGTTCGCCTGTGGAAGAAACCAACAGCTGTTTCCCGTTGTGTCCGATGAACACACAAATGATTTGTTGAACTCTATAAAGCAAAATCTGGAGAGAGCACACATTCCTCCAAGCGGAACAACAGCATTTCAAAAGGCTGCTGCACTGTACAAACACTGCGGAGAAACAGACACTAAAAAGTTTGCGAAAGATGCCAGAGATTTCTTGGGGGAACACCAGATGGATTTAACGAAGAACATGACATTCAAGCCATTGGACATACTAGTCAAATTTATATTTAAGATCAAAATTCCCATGCTGTTTGTCTTGGAACCAGTCGAGGCCGGTGCTCAAACTTTCACGTTTCGGAAAGAAGTTAAAACACCCAGAATACTACAACACGCGGATGTTGCATCAATTTTGCCCGAAGTGTATTCAACGCCCATTGATGACAAAGTGGTGAAGACTATAAGGAGGTTAGAGAAAATGTTTCATGCAGCTGGCGAAACGTCCCAGACAAGTGTGAACCCAATATCAAACTCCAGCGTCAGGGTGATGGAATTACGGAAAGTAGCTCAAGAGGAGGGCGAGTTGTCTAAAGATTGGTTGGAGGCACTTCGGCGCTACGCTCCACCGGCGCTGCGAACGAAACTCATACACACCACAGAGGCTGACTTACACTTATTCTACCGCCTTTTCGGGAAGCAAAGGGAAGTGTCGGAAAACGAAATGAGAGTATTCTTCGCCTGGAGGGCTGCCTTCTACTTTTATGTAGTCCTTTACGGCGTCTTTGATTGCCTGCAATACACCGTACAGAAACTCCCAAACGCTGTGGCCCACGGCGCGTCATTTAAAGCCGGTTACGATGAGAGAATTAGAGCCATCGAAGAAATGAACGAAGCAATCCGTAGCGAAATTGCGAAAACCTTCCGAACCTCATCGTGGCTAGACGACGAAACACGGGAGGGAGCTGTGGAAAAGGTTTCCTCGATGAGGTTCAGCCTCGGACTGGCGCCACGGTTGAACTCATCGGAAAAAGCCGACGAGTTTTATGAGGAACTCCCCGACTTAAGCGGCCCCTTTGTTCGGGATGTTCTGAGCATTGAAGAATTTCTGACTGAGAGATACTGGAAAGGTGTAGAGGACGATTACAGGGATTATTTCTACCAAGTACAGTCTGCTGTGAATACATATGACGCGAACGCTTTTTACATCCCCGCAGCCAACTTTGCTCAAATGAGTATCCCGTTACTATTGTCACCCAATTTTAACTTGAGAGGTCCACCTGAAGTGAACTATGGCTCACTAGGATACGTCGTGGCGCACGAGATGATGCATGGCTTCGATGTAAATGGCCGAAGGTACGACACCAAAGGGGACATCACACCCTGGTTTACGAAAAAGAGCACGGAGGAGTTCAAGATTCTAGAACGCTGTTATCTGGAATTCATTAACGAAACTGGAGGATACGGGAATTATACTGTGCAAAAGCTAGAGTACCAGGCAGACGTACTTTCTAATGAATCCCTCCTCAGGGCATACCTGAAGGCTGCTAAAAAATCCAATGTCCATCTCGGCAATGTAAAAGGCCTGACCAGCGACCAGATCTTCTACGTCGCTAGCTGTCTTCTCTGGTGCGCAGATCTGATTCCAGCGCAGCCTTTTGCAAGTCATCCACCGAAAGATCAAAGGTGCAATCTTCGTCTCACGAACTCTGCGCATTTCAGCAAAACATTCTCTTGCCGTGACGGTTCGCCGATGAATCCGCCGCAAAAATGTTCCTTTTGGTAG